From one Electrophorus electricus isolate fEleEle1 chromosome 20, fEleEle1.pri, whole genome shotgun sequence genomic stretch:
- the kif21b gene encoding kinesin-like protein KIF21B isoform X5, translating to MAAQNDCCVKVSLRIRPQMAKEKIEGCHICTSVTPGEPQVLLGKDKAFTYDFVFDIDTEQQQIYNACVHRLIEGCFEGYNATVFAYGQTGSGKTYTMGTGFDVNVGADEQGIIPRAVRQLFQGVQQRQREAQEAGVAPPEFKVSAQFLELYNEEILDLFDSARDPEARGRKSNIKIHEDSSGGICTSGVTSRLVASEEELLQCLKLGALSRTTASTQMNAQSSRSHAIFTVHLCQMRVCTQPQPASRTVNGGGDRDRSGAADGSVAQPEYETLTAKFHFVDLAGSERLKRTGATGERAREGISINCGLLALGNVISALGDQSKKAGHVPYRDSKLTRLLQDSLGGNSRTVMIACVSPSDRDFMETLNTLKYANRARNIKNKVVVNQDKTSQQISALRAEIARLQMELVEYKAGKRVASEDGSEGFSDLFQENTMLQRENDTLRMRVKAMQETIDHLNTRVTQLLTNEINLLLTKTGETNEEIGNLIQNYIREIEELRSKLLESEAMNESLRRSLSRLSTRSAYPAASHAALPGHSLGSSPSVSMETEITDVIRRAKLDIERLKKKERNQRRKSPEKEKGLKKRAKLHATENGQNGAGGEATMARENRDDDSDNEPEEDSMYPLPEEESGCDEDEEDEEEEIREEEEFESDESLVDSDSDSDEKANLQADLADLTCEIEIKQRLIDELESSQRRLLTLKLQYEEKLVLLQNKIRHTQLERDRVLQNLMSMENYTEEKASRIKAEYEKRLKEMNRDLAKLQAAQKEHARLLKNQGRYERELKKLQAEVTEMKKAKVALMKQMKEEQQRRRMIEAKRNREIAQLKKEQRRQEYQIRALESQKRQQELVLRRKTQEVTALRRLTKPMSERVAGRLVRRVPSLDSGAELSAGTTTSTASSEPETTRTVAGIVRQWNAKLNGYLGESEGSGGGPHLASSRKKFQRKGGSSTSSKTARQKWQALERRVLDIVMQRMTISNVEADMDRLIKKREELSVQQEALLRKREKLLSEGPREEDDRVVQELNEEIEVLNANIDYINDSLSDCQATIVQIEESKDELDSVDTSVVISSCSLAEARHLLDHFLKASIDKNLQVAQKEAQIRLLEGQLRQTDVIGSSQNHMILDALREKAECIPELQALIHNVQQENGYASTDEEVSEFSQTSEPSYSNMKSSASQDDFKLKAEPRISGQMKAISAEHLGPVLDYATKNITKSLASLSEIQENGLGLALREAYYREGTSRALSLPVRGHTFPRQSRGSEVSPLTRRPSYDRSQSYRPPEVMYTPPSSPPLRARNDRNVFSRLTSNQSQGSALDKGVISPMAALKGGRTAPLQCIAVAEGHSKPVLCLDATDELLFTGSKDRTCKMWNLVTGQEIVTLRGHPNNVVSVKYCSSSSLVFSVSTSYVKVWDIRDSAKCVRTFTSSGQVVSGDACAGTTTRTISMAQGEYQINQIALNPSGSVLYAAAGNTVRTWDLNRMQATGKLTGHIGSVMCLTVGYSAGGKDQVITGSKDHYVKVFDVAEGAQGNVGPAHNFEPPHYDGIECLAIHGDVLFSGSRDNGIKKWDLEQQELIQQIPNAHKDWVCALACLPGRPTLLSACRGGSLKVWNVDNFTPIGEIKGHDSPINAICTNSKQIFTASSDRTAKIWNLRMAKKR from the exons GATCCGGCCGCAGATGGCAAAGGAGAAGATCGAGGGCTGCCACATCTGCACATCAGTGACCCCCGGGGAGCCCCAGGTGCTTCTGGGGAAAGACAAGGCGTTCACGTACGATTTTGTGTTCGACATAGACACCGAACAGCAGCAGATCTACAACGCTTGCGTGCACAGGCTCATTGAGGGCTGCTTCGAGGGTTACAATGCTACAGTCTTTGCCTATGGGCAG ACCGGCTCGGGGAAGACGTACACCATGGGCACGGGCTTTGATGTGAACGTGGGCGCCGACGAGCAGGGTATCATCCCGCGCGCCGTCCGCCAGCTCTTCCAGGGCGTCCAGCAGCGCCAGCGGGAGGCGCAGGAGGCCGGCGTGGCCCCGCCAGAGTTCAAAGTCAGCGCCCAGTTCCTGGAG CTCTATAACGAGGAGATCCTGGACCTATTTGACAGCGCGCGTGACCCCGAAGCCCGCGGCAGGAAGTCCAACATAAAGATCCATGAAGACAGCAGTGGAGGAATCTGCACATCAGGCGTGACATCTCGCCTCGTCGCCTCGGAGGAAGAG ctGTTGCAGTGTCTGAAGCTGGGTGCTCTGTCCCGCACCACGGCCAGCACGCAGATGAACGCCCAGAGCTCTCGCTCCCACGCCATCTTCACCGTGCACCTGTGCCAGATGAGGGTGTGCACCCAGCCGCAGCCG GCAAGCAGGACGGTGAATGGGGGCGGAGACAGAGACCGGAGCGGGGCCGCGGACGGCTCCGTCGCCCAGCCCGAGTACGAGACCCTCACGGCCAAGTTCCACTTCGTGGACCTCGCCGGATCGGAGAGGCTGAAGCGCACGGGTGCCACAGGGGAGCGCGCACGCGAGGGCATCTCCATCAACTGCGGCCTG ctggCTCTGGGGAATGTGATCAGTGCACTGGGAGATCAGAGTAAGAAAGCTGGCCATGTGCCGTACAGAGACTCCAAACTTACTCGCCTTCTACAGGACTCACTGGGGGGAAACAG TCGGACGGTCATGATCGCCTGCGTCAGCCCCTCGGACCGCGACTTCATGGAGACGCTGAACACTCTGAAGTACGCCAACCGTGCCCGCAACATCAAGAACAAGGTGGTGGTGAACCAGGACAAGACCAGCCAGCAGATCAGCGCCCTGCGCGCTGAGATCGCCCGCCTGCAGATGGAGCTCGTGGAGTACAAAGCG gggaAGCGCGTAGCTAGCGAGGACGGCTCGGAGGGCTTCAGTGACCTGTTCCAGGAGAACACCATGCTACAGAGGGAGAATGACACCCTGCGCATGCGTGTGAAGGCCATGCAGGAGACCATCGACCACCTCAACACCAGAGTTACGCAGCTCCTCACCAACGAGATCAACCTGCTTCTCACCAAGACAG GGGAGACAAACGAAGAGATTGGTAATCTGATCCAAAACTACATCAGAGAGATTGAAGAACTCAG GTCTAAGCTTTTGGAGAGCGAGGCCATGAACGAGTCTTTGAGACGCAGCCTGTCCCGCCTCTCCACCCGCTCTGCTTACCCCGCCGCCTCCCACGCGGCGCTTCCCGGACACTCCCTGGGTTCCTCCCCCTCGGTCTCCATGGAGACCGAGATCACGGACGTGATTCGTCGAGCCAAGCTGGACATCGAAAGGctgaagaagaaggagagaaaccAGAGAAGGAAGAG CCCGGAGAAGGAGAAGGGTCTGAAGAAGAGAGCCAAGCTCCACGCCACCGAGAACGGGCAGAACGGCGCCGGCGGCGAGGCCACTATGgccagagagaacagagacGACGACTCCGACAACGAACCCGAGGAA GATTCCATGTACCCTCTCCCTGAGGAGGAAAGTGGCTGTGATGAAGACGAAGAGGACGAAGAAGAGGAGATCAGGGAGGAAGAAGAGTTTGAGAGCGACGAGAGCCTGGTGGATTCAGACTCGGACTCGGACGAAAAAG CCAACTTGCAGGCGGACCTCGCAGACCTGACGTGTGAGATCGAGATCAAGCAGAGGTTGATCGACGAGCTGGAGAGCAGCCAGCGGCGCCTGCTGACGCTCAAGCTCCAGTACGAGGAGAAGCTCGTCCTTCTGCAGAACAAGATCCGCCACACCCAGCTGGAGCGAGACCGCGTTCTGCAGAACCTCA TGTCCATGGAGAACTACACGGAGGAGAAGGCCAGCAGGATCAAGGCCGAGTACGAGAAACGTCTGAAGGAGATGAACAGGGATCTGGCGAAGCTTCAGGCTGCGCAGAAGGAGCACGCTCGGCTGCTGAAGAACCAGGGCCGCTACGAGCGCGAGCTGAAGAAACTGCAGGCCGAGGTGACGGAGATGAAGAAAGCCAAG GTTGCGCTAATGAAGCAGAtgaaggaggagcagcagaggaggaggatgattGAGGCCAAGAGAAACCGAGAGATCGCACAGCTCAAGAAGGAACAGCGTCGGCAAGAG TATCAGATCCGCGCGCTGGAGTCGCAGAAGCGGCAGCAGGAGCTGGTTCTGCGCAGGAAGACCCAGGAGGTGACCGCGCTGCGCCGCCTCACCAAGCCCATGTCGGAACGCGTGGCGGGCCGCCTGGTCCGCCGCGTGCCCAGCCTGGACTCCGGTGCCGAGCTGTCGGCCGGCACCACCACCAGCACGGCCTCGTCCGAGCCCGAGACCACGCGCACGGTCGCGGGCATTGTGCGCCAGTGGAACGCCAAGCTGAACGGCTACctgggagagagcgagggatcGGGTGGAGGACCCCATCTGGCCAG TAGCAGGAAGAAGTTCCAGAGGAAGGGGGGGAGCAGCACTTCCTCCAAGACGGCGCGGCAGAAGTGGCAGGCCCTGGAGAGGAGGGTGCTGGACATAGTGATGCAGAGAATGACCATCTCCAACGTGGAGGCTGACATGGACCGTCTCATAAAG AAACGAGAGGAGCTGTCCGTGCAGCAGGAGGCGCTGTTGCGCAAGCGCGAGAAGCTCCTGAGTGAGGGGCCCCGGGAAGAGGATGACCGGGTCGTCCAGGAGTTGAATGAAGAAATCGAGGTCCTCAACGCCAACATCGATTACATCAACGACAGCCTGTCGGACTGCCAGGCCACCATCGTACAGATCGAGGAGTCCAAA GATGAGCTAGACTCCGTGGACACCTCGGTGGTCATCAGCTCCTGCTCTCTGGCTGAAGCTCGACACCTTCTGGACCACTTCCTGAAGGCTTCCATAGATAAG AACTTACAAGTAGCTCAGAAGGAGGCCCAGATTAGGCTGTTGGAGGGTCAGCTGCGTCAGACGGACGTGATTGGCTCATCCCAGAATCACATGATCCTGGACGCGCTGAGGGAGAAGGCCGAGTGTATCCCAGAGCTGCAGGCTCTCATTCACAACGTACAGCAGG AGAACGGCTACGCCAGTACAGATGAGGAGGTGTCAGAGTTCAGTCAGACATCGGAGCCCAG TTACTCCAACATGAAATCGTCGGCCAGTCAAGATGACTTCAAGCTCAAG GCCGAGCCTCGCATCTCTGGCCAGATGAAGGCCATTTCAGCCGAACACTTGGGCCCCGTCCTGGACTACGCCACTAAGAACATCACCAAGTCCCTGGCCTCCCTGTCCGAGATCCAGGAAAATGGCCTGGGTCTGGCCCTGCGTGAAGCCTACTACCGAGAAGGCACGTCACGCGCCCTTAGCCTGCCTGTCCGAGGACACACGTT TCCCAGGCAGTCCAGAGGCTCAGAGGTGTCCCCGTTGACCAGGAGACCATCTTATGACCGAAGCCAATCATACAG GCCTCCTGAGGTGATGTACAcgcctccctcctcccctcccctccgaGCACGCAATGACCGCAACGTTTTCTCACGCCTGACCAGTAATCAGAGCCAAGGGTCTGCGCTGGACAA gggagtgATAAGCCCTATGGCAGCGTTGAAGGGGGGGAGAACTGCACCTCTACAGTGTATAGCAGTGGCAGAGGGACACTCTAAACCTGTACTGTGCCTCGACGCCACCGATGAACTGCTCTTCACCGGATCCAAag ACCGCACCTGTAAGATGTGGAACTTGGTCACGGGTCAAGAGATCGTGACGCTGAGGGGACACCCCAACAACGTGGTGTCCGTGAAGTACTGCAGCAGCTCCAGCCTGGTCTTCAGCGTCTCCACCTCCTACGTCAAAGTGTGGGACATCCGCGATTCGGCCAAGTGCGTGCGCACCTTCAC CTCCTCGGGCCAGGTGGTGTCGGGCGACGCATGTGCAGGCACCACCACCCGCACCATCAGTATGGCGCAGGGTGAGTACCAGATCAACCAGATCGCGCTGAACCCGTCTGGCTCCGTGCTCTACGCTGCAGCAGGCAACACAGTCAGGACCTGGGACCTGAACAG gatgCAGGCCACTGGTAAACTGACGGGGCACATTGGCTCAGTTATGTGCTTGACAGTGGGTTACTCTGCTGGAGGCAAAGACCAGGTCATCACTGGCTCTAAAGACCACTACGTGAAG GTGTTCGATGTCGCAGAGGGTGCGCAGGGCAACGTTGGCCCCGCCCACAACTTCGAGCCGCCCCACTACGATGGCATCGAGTGCCTGGCCATCCACGGCGACGTGCTCTTCAGTGGTTCCCGTGACAACGGCATTAAGAAGTGGGACCTGGAGCAGCAGGAACTGATCCAG CAAATCCCGAACGCCCACAAGGATTGGGTGTGCGCCCTGGCGTGCCTGCCGGGAAGACCGACGCTGCTGAGTGCCTGCCGCGGGGGCTCGCTGAAGGTGTGGAACGTGGACAACTTCACCCCCATCGGTGAGATCAAGGGTCACGACAGCCCCATCAACGCCATCTGCACCAACTCCAAGCAGATCTTCACCGCGTCCAG TGACAGGACGGCGAAGATCTGGAACCTTCGGATGGCGAAGAAAAGGTGA
- the kif21b gene encoding kinesin-like protein KIF21B isoform X4, which yields MAAQNDCCVKVSLRIRPQMAKEKIEGCHICTSVTPGEPQVLLGKDKAFTYDFVFDIDTEQQQIYNACVHRLIEGCFEGYNATVFAYGQTGSGKTYTMGTGFDVNVGADEQGIIPRAVRQLFQGVQQRQREAQEAGVAPPEFKVSAQFLELYNEEILDLFDSARDPEARGRKSNIKIHEDSSGGICTSGVTSRLVASEEELLQCLKLGALSRTTASTQMNAQSSRSHAIFTVHLCQMRVCTQPQPASRTVNGGGDRDRSGAADGSVAQPEYETLTAKFHFVDLAGSERLKRTGATGERAREGISINCGLLALGNVISALGDQSKKAGHVPYRDSKLTRLLQDSLGGNSRTVMIACVSPSDRDFMETLNTLKYANRARNIKNKVVVNQDKTSQQISALRAEIARLQMELVEYKAGKRVASEDGSEGFSDLFQENTMLQRENDTLRMRVKAMQETIDHLNTRVTQLLTNEINLLLTKTGETNEEIGNLIQNYIREIEELRSKLLESEAMNESLRRSLSRLSTRSAYPAASHAALPGHSLGSSPSVSMETEITDVIRRAKLDIERLKKKERNQRRKSPEKEKGLKKRAKLHATENGQNGAGGEATMARENRDDDSDNEPEEDSMYPLPEEESGCDEDEEDEEEEIREEEEFESDESLVDSDSDSDEKANLQADLADLTCEIEIKQRLIDELESSQRRLLTLKLQYEEKLVLLQNKIRHTQLERDRVLQNLMSMENYTEEKASRIKAEYEKRLKEMNRDLAKLQAAQKEHARLLKNQGRYERELKKLQAEVTEMKKAKVALMKQMKEEQQRRRMIEAKRNREIAQLKKEQRRQEYQIRALESQKRQQELVLRRKTQEVTALRRLTKPMSERVAGRLVRRVPSLDSGAELSAGTTTSTASSEPETTRTVAGIVRQWNAKLNGYLGESEGSGGGPHLASSRKKFQRKGGSSTSSKTARQKWQALERRVLDIVMQRMTISNVEADMDRLIKKREELSVQQEALLRKREKLLSEGPREEDDRVVQELNEEIEVLNANIDYINDSLSDCQATIVQIEESKDELDSVDTSVVISSCSLAEARHLLDHFLKASIDKNLQVAQKEAQIRLLEGQLRQTDVIGSSQNHMILDALREKAECIPELQALIHNVQQENGYASTDEEVSEFSQTSEPSYSNMKSSASQDDFKLKAEPRISGQMKAISAEHLGPVLDYATKNITKSLASLSEIQENGLGLALREAYYREGTSRALSLPVRGHTFPRQSRGSEVSPLTRRPSYDRSQSYRPPEVMYTPPSSPPLRARNDRNVFSRLTSNQSQGSALDKSDDSDSSLSEVLRGVISPMAALKGGRTAPLQCIAVAEGHSKPVLCLDATDELLFTGSKDRTCKMWNLVTGQEIVTLRGHPNNVVSVKYCSSSSLVFSVSTSYVKVWDIRDSAKCVRTFTSSGQVVSGDACAGTTTRTISMAQGEYQINQIALNPSGSVLYAAAGNTVRTWDLNRMQATGKLTGHIGSVMCLTVGYSAGGKDQVITGSKDHYVKVFDVAEGAQGNVGPAHNFEPPHYDGIECLAIHGDVLFSGSRDNGIKKWDLEQQELIQQIPNAHKDWVCALACLPGRPTLLSACRGGSLKVWNVDNFTPIGEIKGHDSPINAICTNSKQIFTASSDRTAKIWNLRMAKKR from the exons GATCCGGCCGCAGATGGCAAAGGAGAAGATCGAGGGCTGCCACATCTGCACATCAGTGACCCCCGGGGAGCCCCAGGTGCTTCTGGGGAAAGACAAGGCGTTCACGTACGATTTTGTGTTCGACATAGACACCGAACAGCAGCAGATCTACAACGCTTGCGTGCACAGGCTCATTGAGGGCTGCTTCGAGGGTTACAATGCTACAGTCTTTGCCTATGGGCAG ACCGGCTCGGGGAAGACGTACACCATGGGCACGGGCTTTGATGTGAACGTGGGCGCCGACGAGCAGGGTATCATCCCGCGCGCCGTCCGCCAGCTCTTCCAGGGCGTCCAGCAGCGCCAGCGGGAGGCGCAGGAGGCCGGCGTGGCCCCGCCAGAGTTCAAAGTCAGCGCCCAGTTCCTGGAG CTCTATAACGAGGAGATCCTGGACCTATTTGACAGCGCGCGTGACCCCGAAGCCCGCGGCAGGAAGTCCAACATAAAGATCCATGAAGACAGCAGTGGAGGAATCTGCACATCAGGCGTGACATCTCGCCTCGTCGCCTCGGAGGAAGAG ctGTTGCAGTGTCTGAAGCTGGGTGCTCTGTCCCGCACCACGGCCAGCACGCAGATGAACGCCCAGAGCTCTCGCTCCCACGCCATCTTCACCGTGCACCTGTGCCAGATGAGGGTGTGCACCCAGCCGCAGCCG GCAAGCAGGACGGTGAATGGGGGCGGAGACAGAGACCGGAGCGGGGCCGCGGACGGCTCCGTCGCCCAGCCCGAGTACGAGACCCTCACGGCCAAGTTCCACTTCGTGGACCTCGCCGGATCGGAGAGGCTGAAGCGCACGGGTGCCACAGGGGAGCGCGCACGCGAGGGCATCTCCATCAACTGCGGCCTG ctggCTCTGGGGAATGTGATCAGTGCACTGGGAGATCAGAGTAAGAAAGCTGGCCATGTGCCGTACAGAGACTCCAAACTTACTCGCCTTCTACAGGACTCACTGGGGGGAAACAG TCGGACGGTCATGATCGCCTGCGTCAGCCCCTCGGACCGCGACTTCATGGAGACGCTGAACACTCTGAAGTACGCCAACCGTGCCCGCAACATCAAGAACAAGGTGGTGGTGAACCAGGACAAGACCAGCCAGCAGATCAGCGCCCTGCGCGCTGAGATCGCCCGCCTGCAGATGGAGCTCGTGGAGTACAAAGCG gggaAGCGCGTAGCTAGCGAGGACGGCTCGGAGGGCTTCAGTGACCTGTTCCAGGAGAACACCATGCTACAGAGGGAGAATGACACCCTGCGCATGCGTGTGAAGGCCATGCAGGAGACCATCGACCACCTCAACACCAGAGTTACGCAGCTCCTCACCAACGAGATCAACCTGCTTCTCACCAAGACAG GGGAGACAAACGAAGAGATTGGTAATCTGATCCAAAACTACATCAGAGAGATTGAAGAACTCAG GTCTAAGCTTTTGGAGAGCGAGGCCATGAACGAGTCTTTGAGACGCAGCCTGTCCCGCCTCTCCACCCGCTCTGCTTACCCCGCCGCCTCCCACGCGGCGCTTCCCGGACACTCCCTGGGTTCCTCCCCCTCGGTCTCCATGGAGACCGAGATCACGGACGTGATTCGTCGAGCCAAGCTGGACATCGAAAGGctgaagaagaaggagagaaaccAGAGAAGGAAGAG CCCGGAGAAGGAGAAGGGTCTGAAGAAGAGAGCCAAGCTCCACGCCACCGAGAACGGGCAGAACGGCGCCGGCGGCGAGGCCACTATGgccagagagaacagagacGACGACTCCGACAACGAACCCGAGGAA GATTCCATGTACCCTCTCCCTGAGGAGGAAAGTGGCTGTGATGAAGACGAAGAGGACGAAGAAGAGGAGATCAGGGAGGAAGAAGAGTTTGAGAGCGACGAGAGCCTGGTGGATTCAGACTCGGACTCGGACGAAAAAG CCAACTTGCAGGCGGACCTCGCAGACCTGACGTGTGAGATCGAGATCAAGCAGAGGTTGATCGACGAGCTGGAGAGCAGCCAGCGGCGCCTGCTGACGCTCAAGCTCCAGTACGAGGAGAAGCTCGTCCTTCTGCAGAACAAGATCCGCCACACCCAGCTGGAGCGAGACCGCGTTCTGCAGAACCTCA TGTCCATGGAGAACTACACGGAGGAGAAGGCCAGCAGGATCAAGGCCGAGTACGAGAAACGTCTGAAGGAGATGAACAGGGATCTGGCGAAGCTTCAGGCTGCGCAGAAGGAGCACGCTCGGCTGCTGAAGAACCAGGGCCGCTACGAGCGCGAGCTGAAGAAACTGCAGGCCGAGGTGACGGAGATGAAGAAAGCCAAG GTTGCGCTAATGAAGCAGAtgaaggaggagcagcagaggaggaggatgattGAGGCCAAGAGAAACCGAGAGATCGCACAGCTCAAGAAGGAACAGCGTCGGCAAGAG TATCAGATCCGCGCGCTGGAGTCGCAGAAGCGGCAGCAGGAGCTGGTTCTGCGCAGGAAGACCCAGGAGGTGACCGCGCTGCGCCGCCTCACCAAGCCCATGTCGGAACGCGTGGCGGGCCGCCTGGTCCGCCGCGTGCCCAGCCTGGACTCCGGTGCCGAGCTGTCGGCCGGCACCACCACCAGCACGGCCTCGTCCGAGCCCGAGACCACGCGCACGGTCGCGGGCATTGTGCGCCAGTGGAACGCCAAGCTGAACGGCTACctgggagagagcgagggatcGGGTGGAGGACCCCATCTGGCCAG TAGCAGGAAGAAGTTCCAGAGGAAGGGGGGGAGCAGCACTTCCTCCAAGACGGCGCGGCAGAAGTGGCAGGCCCTGGAGAGGAGGGTGCTGGACATAGTGATGCAGAGAATGACCATCTCCAACGTGGAGGCTGACATGGACCGTCTCATAAAG AAACGAGAGGAGCTGTCCGTGCAGCAGGAGGCGCTGTTGCGCAAGCGCGAGAAGCTCCTGAGTGAGGGGCCCCGGGAAGAGGATGACCGGGTCGTCCAGGAGTTGAATGAAGAAATCGAGGTCCTCAACGCCAACATCGATTACATCAACGACAGCCTGTCGGACTGCCAGGCCACCATCGTACAGATCGAGGAGTCCAAA GATGAGCTAGACTCCGTGGACACCTCGGTGGTCATCAGCTCCTGCTCTCTGGCTGAAGCTCGACACCTTCTGGACCACTTCCTGAAGGCTTCCATAGATAAG AACTTACAAGTAGCTCAGAAGGAGGCCCAGATTAGGCTGTTGGAGGGTCAGCTGCGTCAGACGGACGTGATTGGCTCATCCCAGAATCACATGATCCTGGACGCGCTGAGGGAGAAGGCCGAGTGTATCCCAGAGCTGCAGGCTCTCATTCACAACGTACAGCAGG AGAACGGCTACGCCAGTACAGATGAGGAGGTGTCAGAGTTCAGTCAGACATCGGAGCCCAG TTACTCCAACATGAAATCGTCGGCCAGTCAAGATGACTTCAAGCTCAAG GCCGAGCCTCGCATCTCTGGCCAGATGAAGGCCATTTCAGCCGAACACTTGGGCCCCGTCCTGGACTACGCCACTAAGAACATCACCAAGTCCCTGGCCTCCCTGTCCGAGATCCAGGAAAATGGCCTGGGTCTGGCCCTGCGTGAAGCCTACTACCGAGAAGGCACGTCACGCGCCCTTAGCCTGCCTGTCCGAGGACACACGTT TCCCAGGCAGTCCAGAGGCTCAGAGGTGTCCCCGTTGACCAGGAGACCATCTTATGACCGAAGCCAATCATACAG GCCTCCTGAGGTGATGTACAcgcctccctcctcccctcccctccgaGCACGCAATGACCGCAACGTTTTCTCACGCCTGACCAGTAATCAGAGCCAAGGGTCTGCGCTGGACAA GTCTGATGACAGCGACTCCTCACTCTCGGAGGTCCTCAG gggagtgATAAGCCCTATGGCAGCGTTGAAGGGGGGGAGAACTGCACCTCTACAGTGTATAGCAGTGGCAGAGGGACACTCTAAACCTGTACTGTGCCTCGACGCCACCGATGAACTGCTCTTCACCGGATCCAAag ACCGCACCTGTAAGATGTGGAACTTGGTCACGGGTCAAGAGATCGTGACGCTGAGGGGACACCCCAACAACGTGGTGTCCGTGAAGTACTGCAGCAGCTCCAGCCTGGTCTTCAGCGTCTCCACCTCCTACGTCAAAGTGTGGGACATCCGCGATTCGGCCAAGTGCGTGCGCACCTTCAC CTCCTCGGGCCAGGTGGTGTCGGGCGACGCATGTGCAGGCACCACCACCCGCACCATCAGTATGGCGCAGGGTGAGTACCAGATCAACCAGATCGCGCTGAACCCGTCTGGCTCCGTGCTCTACGCTGCAGCAGGCAACACAGTCAGGACCTGGGACCTGAACAG gatgCAGGCCACTGGTAAACTGACGGGGCACATTGGCTCAGTTATGTGCTTGACAGTGGGTTACTCTGCTGGAGGCAAAGACCAGGTCATCACTGGCTCTAAAGACCACTACGTGAAG GTGTTCGATGTCGCAGAGGGTGCGCAGGGCAACGTTGGCCCCGCCCACAACTTCGAGCCGCCCCACTACGATGGCATCGAGTGCCTGGCCATCCACGGCGACGTGCTCTTCAGTGGTTCCCGTGACAACGGCATTAAGAAGTGGGACCTGGAGCAGCAGGAACTGATCCAG CAAATCCCGAACGCCCACAAGGATTGGGTGTGCGCCCTGGCGTGCCTGCCGGGAAGACCGACGCTGCTGAGTGCCTGCCGCGGGGGCTCGCTGAAGGTGTGGAACGTGGACAACTTCACCCCCATCGGTGAGATCAAGGGTCACGACAGCCCCATCAACGCCATCTGCACCAACTCCAAGCAGATCTTCACCGCGTCCAG TGACAGGACGGCGAAGATCTGGAACCTTCGGATGGCGAAGAAAAGGTGA